A region from the Anomaloglossus baeobatrachus isolate aAnoBae1 chromosome 11, aAnoBae1.hap1, whole genome shotgun sequence genome encodes:
- the LOC142256380 gene encoding uncharacterized protein LOC142256380 isoform X2 encodes MKSLIASLCFISALVVSALSYKCYSGFSSNSTKCNVSEIDCLGNRCMTCSQYLDRGGNMFKSILKSCANETMCGTNGSAALENIKYRFYTKCCTGHLCNTDEYQLITEDPAPNGVKCPSVYCIGTFEECNSTKEINCTGSMNRCFYFRGQARYPGDTWKNISAMGCTNYVACKYNFKNAISVPERSGAELIC; translated from the exons ATGAAGAGCCTGATTGCTTCACTTTGCTTTATCTCTGCTCTTGTTGTCTCAG CCTTGTCCTATAAATGTTATTCGGGCTTCTCCAGCAACTCTACAAAATGTAACGTGTCTGAGATTGATTGTCTTGGAAATCGATGTATGACCTGTTCCCAATATCTTGACAGAG GTGGTAATATGTTTAAATCAATACTGAAAAGCTGCGCGAATGAAACCATGTGTGGGACCAATGGATCAGCAGCGCTAGAAAATATAAAATATCGATTTTATACCAAATGCTGCACTGGACACTTATGCAACACTGATGAATATCAAC TTATTACCGAAGATCCAGCACCAAATGGTGTAAAATGTCCATCTGTCTACTGTATCGGCACCTTTGAGGAATGTAACAGTACCAAGGAGATAAACTGTACTGGATCCATGAACAGATGTTTCTATTTCAGGGGACAAGCACGCTATCCTG gGGATACATGGAAAAATATTTCTGCCATGGGTTGTACTAATTATGTTGCTTGTAAATATAATTTTAAAAATGCGATCTCGGTTCCAGAACGATCAGGGGCAGAACTAATCTGTTAG